In the genome of Harmonia axyridis chromosome 4, icHarAxyr1.1, whole genome shotgun sequence, the window GATTAACATTGCACCATTCCATTACGCTGGACAATTCCGAATTACATTTCCGCTCAAGAACATTCAATGATCGGTCACTGGTGACAAACGCAGAATCATCCGCATACACAGTAAAATCTGAATCCATCACTGTATCCATTTATACCTCAATGATGTATTTTGTTTATTCACCGAAATAaactccattattattattattattatatcattaagGTACACGAGGAAGAGAAATGGACCCACACGGACCCCTGCGCAACCCAGATATCATTTGTTATTGTATCTGAGCACACTTGACGCCTTACCTTATCCCTTTCGCTACCAATAGTTGTATACTGTGGTCTACCTTCAAGAAAACATCTGATCCACTGTAGAGCATTGCCCCGTACTCCATAACCCTCGAGCTTCTCGAAAAGCCTCCTATGTGACACACAGTCAAATGCCCTGCTGAGATCGCAAAAAATCCCAGCAGGACACTAACCGTCCTCCAGATGTGAGTAAATTTGctccaaaaaatgaaaaattgcatCTGATGTACAACGGCCAGGCAAAAAGCCGAATTGATTTTTAATCATCAACTCATTGCTCATGAAAAGATTTATCAACCTGTACATGAAACAGTATTCGAAAATCTTCGAAAAAGAGGAAGTCAAAGTCACAGGCCTATAGTTTTGAATATCTTCAGCATCACCTTTTTTATGCAAAGGTATTATTCTGCTCACTTTCAGTTTCTCCGGGAAGGTACCCCCTATAAATGAGAGAATCACCAACTCAGTCAAGGGGTATATAATAAAATCCAGACTTTTCCTGATCATAAAGGTAGGAATCCCATCAAAACCATAAGATTTTTTACACTTAAGCTTTTTATGTAGGAGTTTATAAATTTCTTCAGTAGTGAAAGGCCTCAAAAACATACTCCCATTGAAACTCTgctctttaattttttcttgtgaaTTAAGAGGTGCTGAAATTTCCTCAACCACTCTCCGCGGTGTCACAACAAAAAACATGTTAAACATATCTGCGACCTTCTTAGGATCACTTTCCAATTTTAATGTAGAGGGCTCTCGAATTGAAATATTAGGACCACCCTCAATTCGAATCGAATATACCAACACAAATACGACTGCGAAGAAAATAACAaggacaaaaatgaaaaaaaatgctcTTGCGATGCACCATTCCGAAGAAAAACGCGATTTTGATGGAATAAAAATACTAGTAGTTTCAACTTGCCGAATGtacaaaatatgacagcttcaaaagtgacagctgtctaGATAGCGGGCACTTCTAAATAAAACCacatattggaaaacccttcactaTTCATATATTCTCACACCACCTCGAGTCATCACACCGCCATAATAGTGATTATTACATTTTCCCTCGTACCCAAGTACCTCATGTTCATACGGAAACAATTATTatctatttaaaaatttttaaagagTGTCGTGATGATTTTTATTAGTAATAAATAAAACATGTTGTTTCATTCTATCTTGCAGATTATCTGAACGTTCACAAACAATTCAAAAACTCAATAGGTGGTCTATTCTCATATTTTATAAGTTCTCATTTATGTTATTTTGCTAGAGCAGGTTTCAAATTATCAACACAAGAAGCCATGTCCAGTTTTGGTGATTCTAGAATGCTGGTGGAAAAATTCATAGACAATCCAAGACACATAGAAATTCAGGTATTAGGAGACAAACACGGAAATGTAGTATACCTCAATGAAAGGGAATGTAGTATTcaaagaagaaatcaaaaagttgTGGAGGAAGCTCCAAGGTAAGAATCCAAGAACTGATTTtttgcaaaatgaaaaaattaaaccaAATTAGTGAGAAATAATTCTCACAAAAAGAGCTATCTCCGCATTTCCCCTAAAACActtgtaattgaaaataaagaatattttctGGCGCACATTACAATACTGATTTTTTAGCACGTTCTTGGACGAAAAAACGAGAAAAGCAATGGGAGAGCAAGCAGTGAGGCTGTGTAAGGAGCTAGGCTACTATTCTGCAGGTACGGTGGAATTTTTGGTAGACGAAAGCAGGAACTTCTACTTCCTCGAAATGAATACTAGACTGCAAGTAGAACATCCAATTACTGAGTGCATAACTGGAGTAGATCTAGTTCAGCAGATGCTGCGAGTAGCCAAAGGTCATAAACTCAATATAAAACAGGAAGATGTAAAAATAAATGGATGGGCGATAGAAAACAGGGTAAGAATGTTTTGAATCATAATCATAACGATTCGTTTATTCTGAAAGCTATAAGAACATGAACAATATTTGAAGTTAGATCCTGTTTTACTTGTTTATCTATGTTTTACTTCTAAAATCAACCCTCAAAATTTAAAGTCTCACTAACACATAAATTTCGTTCATATACATGgtgtttttgaattgaaagtACCAGTGAAAATatgagattccttggataatttcaaaaaaaaaatcctataatatacagagtgcacaatgtatctccaaaacaaagcatttgcggctcagatttataggattttttttcttgaaattatccaaggaattattttttggtatgattattacaaaaatgtaggactacaagaaacatgtttcttgtagtgctacatttttgtaataattataccagtttatcgaatctttattaatctttctTATACATAGATTCattaaataagtaccaaaacttgaaattcaatGTTCTAACTAATAAGTGTTCGTAAAAAATCATTgattagaaattgaaatttttgattaaatcgaattcattgatttttttctaagGTTTATGCTGAAGACCCATACAAGAACTTTGGTCTACCCAGTGTCGGAAGGCTTTATTCTTACAAAGAACCCACACATTTACCAGGGGTGAGATGTGATAGTGGAATTGAAGAAGGAAGTGAAATCAGTATTTACTATGATCCTATGATTTGTAAACTTGTATGTTATGGGAAGGATAGAAACGAAGCAATCTCTAGAAGTATAGCTGCTTTAGATCAGTACATAATCAGAGGGGTCACCCATAATATCCCTTTGTTGAGGGATATATTGACCGAAAAAAGGTTCAATGAAGGTAGGAGCAAGCTGTAGGTAAATCCTAAAATAACATGACTAAATATAATATGCGCCCAAAATCTAATTGCTTCTTTGCAGTTCTTTTTTGAACGCCCGTTCTCCGAAGAGATAAATTCTGCagaatatctgtaattttccaaTGATAAGCGTTCGAAACTTTATATTTCTACAAGCGTGCGCTTTCAACTCTTTTTCCTAACGCGTTTTGAGTCACAAAGAGTCACTTTCCCACACAGTGCGGGAAAACCCTCTATTTCTTTTCTGCACGCACGCCTATGCGTCATCTTGAGGTAGAACGACAATTTCCAAGTcttgtgcaaaattttgtgtgaaTAGCTTAACCAAAACCgcaaaagaatatcgaaaaagaaaaatgaatcgAAAATGTCATCTCCAATTACTGAAATTAATGCAATTGCAATATTTGCTATATCTCAAATACAAccaagattttttttcacaggaaacaTCAGCACAAACTACCTGAATGAAGTGTATGGAGAAGGATTCCAAGGAAGAAAACTAAACGACTCTgacaaatataaaatgattgCTGTTTCCGTCGGTATTTTTGCTAAATGGGATACAagaaacagtcagtttttgaaCAGTACTAAAATAAGGATACACGAAAAAGTACGTGATAGCTGGGATTTGTTTGTGAAATTTGATGGAGAGGATATTCCTGTGAAAGTATCTCAAACTAACGGTTTATACAAAGTAGAAATAGGAGATGAaattatagaaataaataaagatGATATAAATCTATCAGAATCGCTCATCTTGACTAAAATAGGTAACGATGAAGTTGTGGCCATGCAACTGGCTTCTAGGAATGCTCATGGAGAATATCAGATGATGTAAGTagtaaaaataatgataatgatacAAGGACAAAAAACATGAGTATAGAGCAAGTGAATATAGCTTACCtaataattccaataattgATCTTGTTAGTGATTATTTCTCTGATAACTGCTTGTCATTCTCTCAGTAAATGAGGCTTAGCATCACTCCAATACTTGTAATGATTTACGTGCTCATGTAATCATACATATGAAAAGCCAATGTTGTACCTAAGGCTGTGGGTCATTATTTAGAAGGTCTGAATTTCTTTcacaaaattcaaaacttttGCACGAGCCTTATCTTACAAGGGTGGTGTTAGTCTTTGTGGAGAATACAGAAGAATTGCTGTCTCCAGATGGTATAATTTTTGCAATGACTAGACCGGGTGTTTTGCATTGAGGAATGCCCCAAAACAGCAACTGTGGTACCTTCAACAGTTACGAGTCTTTCTAAATAGTATATTCGATTATGAACTGAAGCATTCTTACTGAATTTTTCCTCTGCAGATAAAACGTATTTGTTGCAGATCAAATATTAGCTTCAAATGAACCACAGGAACGGAATAATATTAAAAGATTAATGACATTTTTtgtattaaaattattttcctaTATTCCATTACAATTAGAAGTAATAAAACCCTGAGAACACTTTTTATATATTAACATTCTATTGACGAGAAAATATGCATAAGTTTCATATAACTCACAtccaataaaatgttattattattatagatattGTTTTTTCTACCACAGGAGGAATTCCATTAGTTTCCTCTCAGCTTCATTCGTAATACACCTTCAATCTTTTTGATGGATTCCTAATTTTCAGTTTCCAAGGAACGAAGCATAACATGAGAATTCTAACAGTACCAGCATTCGATTATCTGAAATGGATGAAACAGAAACCTAAAATAGACGTATCAAAACAACTAATTGCACCGATGCCTGGTATTGTGAAGAGCGTATCCTGTAAAATTGGAGATAAAGTTATGGAGGGCCAAGAATTATGCGTCGTAGGTGAGTGAAACAAATTCGAAAATGATTTTAAAgaaatacatttttcattttattgttaCAGAGGCAATGAAGATGCAGAATTCAATGAGCTGTGGTTCAAGTGGAACagttaaaataatgaatattgaagAAGGACAGACTGTTGGAGAAAATGATCTTTTAATTGAgttagaataaaaaatttccaataaatttttttatgaatacaaTATGTTTAGTGAAAAATCGATTCAAATTGAACtgttattattgaataatatgaaCAACTGGTGCTTGAACTTACCTTTTCCTTCTCATTTCCCCCTTCATCTCTAGATGTCAGTCTCATTTTTCATAAACGATTCCAAAATAATTGAGAACCGAAATAACCTTATTTTAGTGTCGGTCGTCAACAACAGTTCTACAAATACGCAGAGTTTGAAATTCT includes:
- the LOC123678078 gene encoding propionyl-CoA carboxylase alpha chain, mitochondrial-like, with protein sequence MATCVVSRRLLDRYFPKLMLQGLTSTFPGQEKRGIYTLDPIDKNETTFNKMLIANRGEIACRIIDTSKKMGIQTVAVYSIADRQSKHVSKADEAVFIGPAAASESYLNMDKIVEAVKSTGAEAVHPGYGFLSENAQFVQKLEEEGVFFVGPSIGSLTGMGDKLESKRLAAKAGVNTIPGYDGVIKDADHCVQISREIGYPVMIKASAGGGGKGMRIARNDEDARAGFKLSTQEAMSSFGDSRMLVEKFIDNPRHIEIQVLGDKHGNVVYLNERECSIQRRNQKVVEEAPSTFLDEKTRKAMGEQAVRLCKELGYYSAGTVEFLVDESRNFYFLEMNTRLQVEHPITECITGVDLVQQMLRVAKGHKLNIKQEDVKINGWAIENRVYAEDPYKNFGLPSVGRLYSYKEPTHLPGVRCDSGIEEGSEISIYYDPMICKLVCYGKDRNEAISRSIAALDQYIIRGVTHNIPLLRDILTEKRFNEGNISTNYLNEVYGEGFQGRKLNDSDKYKMIAVSVGIFAKWDTRNSQFLNSTKIRIHEKVRDSWDLFVKFDGEDIPVKVSQTNGLYKVEIGDEIIEINKDDINLSESLILTKIGNDEVVAMQLASRNAHGEYQMIFQGTKHNMRILTVPAFDYLKWMKQKPKIDVSKQLIAPMPGIVKSVSCKIGDKVMEGQELCVVEAMKMQNSMSCGSSGTVKIMNIEEGQTVGENDLLIELE